From the Ruania alkalisoli genome, one window contains:
- a CDS encoding LacI family DNA-binding transcriptional regulator, translated as MVTTLRDVADAAGVSMATVSRALAGSSVVAAVTRERVQRLAQELDYQPNRAARQLVTGRGQAIGLVVPDLQNAFYASVATGMQRRVRDAGLNAMIADTDEDPERELEVLGQLAMVCDGAVLASSRTSDDALAEVAGRTRVVLVNRVLDGVPAVVGDNAGGITQALRHLAALGHTKIGYAGGPSTSWSDARRREGLRAAEVTGIVGADTVVDLGAFRPGSAGGIDAADQALAAGVTAVLAFNDQLALGILGRLADRGVPVPERMSVVGFDDVPVARLLAPPLTTVAVPALEMGAAAVDLLLASAPQTRVLPVDLQVRRSTAEPSR; from the coding sequence ATGGTCACAACGCTCCGTGACGTCGCCGACGCGGCCGGCGTCTCCATGGCCACCGTCTCGCGCGCGCTCGCGGGTTCGTCGGTCGTCGCAGCCGTGACACGTGAGCGGGTGCAGAGGCTGGCGCAGGAGCTGGACTACCAGCCGAACCGGGCCGCCCGCCAGCTGGTCACCGGACGAGGTCAGGCGATCGGCCTGGTGGTCCCGGACCTGCAGAACGCCTTCTACGCCTCCGTCGCCACCGGGATGCAGCGGCGCGTCCGGGACGCCGGGCTGAATGCGATGATCGCCGACACCGACGAAGATCCGGAGCGCGAGCTAGAGGTGCTCGGGCAACTCGCGATGGTCTGTGACGGTGCCGTGCTTGCCTCGTCCCGCACGAGTGACGACGCACTGGCCGAGGTGGCCGGCCGCACGCGGGTGGTGCTGGTCAACCGGGTGCTCGACGGCGTGCCGGCCGTGGTGGGAGACAACGCCGGCGGCATCACCCAAGCACTGCGGCATCTGGCTGCGCTCGGGCACACCAAGATCGGCTACGCCGGTGGGCCGTCCACGTCGTGGTCCGATGCGCGCCGGAGGGAAGGGCTGCGGGCAGCCGAAGTCACCGGCATTGTCGGTGCGGACACCGTGGTGGACCTGGGGGCATTCCGTCCGGGTTCGGCGGGCGGCATCGACGCCGCCGATCAGGCCCTGGCTGCCGGGGTGACGGCGGTGCTCGCCTTCAACGATCAGCTCGCCCTGGGCATCCTGGGTCGCCTCGCCGACCGGGGCGTGCCCGTTCCGGAACGTATGAGCGTGGTCGGATTCGACGACGTCCCGGTGGCGCGCCTGCTTGCGCCGCCACTGACCACCGTTGCGGTGCCGGCGCTGGAGATGGGAGCAGCGGCGGTGGATCTGCTACTCGCCTCGGCCCCGCAGACGCGGGTGCTGCCGGTGGACCTTCAGGTGCGACGGTCGACGGCGGAGCCGTCCCGCTGA
- the eda gene encoding bifunctional 4-hydroxy-2-oxoglutarate aldolase/2-dehydro-3-deoxy-phosphogluconate aldolase, protein MTVQSPEMLERIGAARLVPVVVLDDAASAAPLAEALVAGGLPVAEVTFRTAAAVESIKAMSARGDMLVGAGTVLTTDQVDAAVDAGASYVVSPGFSQAVVRRCIERGVLPLPGAVTATEVQAALAEGLEVVKFFPAETSGGAKAIKALAAPFGGLRFVPTGGIGPKNLAEYTAVSAVLAVGGSWMVPRDEIAAGNFDRVSELTREAVALAAA, encoded by the coding sequence ATGACAGTGCAGTCCCCCGAGATGCTGGAGCGCATCGGCGCCGCCCGCCTCGTTCCCGTCGTCGTGCTCGACGACGCTGCCTCCGCCGCCCCGCTCGCCGAGGCGCTCGTGGCCGGCGGCCTCCCCGTGGCCGAGGTGACGTTCCGCACCGCCGCCGCGGTGGAGTCGATCAAGGCGATGAGCGCCCGGGGCGACATGCTGGTCGGGGCCGGGACGGTCCTGACCACAGACCAGGTCGATGCGGCCGTGGACGCTGGCGCCTCCTATGTGGTCTCGCCCGGGTTCTCGCAGGCTGTCGTGCGCCGGTGTATCGAACGCGGGGTTCTCCCCCTCCCGGGCGCAGTGACCGCCACTGAGGTGCAGGCAGCGCTCGCCGAGGGCCTGGAGGTCGTGAAGTTCTTCCCAGCCGAGACCTCCGGCGGCGCCAAGGCAATCAAGGCCCTGGCCGCCCCCTTCGGTGGGCTACGTTTCGTTCCCACCGGTGGCATCGGACCCAAGAACCTGGCCGAGTACACCGCGGTCAGTGCCGTGCTCGCCGTCGGCGGCTCCTGGATGGTGCCGCGGGACGAGATCGCCGCCGGCAACTTCGATCGCGTGAGTGAGCTGACCCGCGAGGCCGTCGCGCTCGCCGCTGCCTGA
- a CDS encoding sugar kinase, with protein MSLSIRPASECRYDIASLGEIMLRMDPGEGRIRTTRQFRVWEGGGEYNVARGLRRAFGLRAVAVTALADNEVGRLVEDCMLTGGVDTSFISWVPYDGIGREVRNGLNFTERGFGVRGAVGVSDRGNTAISQIKPGQVDWDHLFGELGVRWLHTGGIFAALSESTAEVVIEAVTAAKKHGTVVSYDLNYRPSLWKTIGGQAKAQEVNKAIAPLIDVMIGNEEDFTASLGFEVQGTGDNLDNLEIDSFKAMITEAGRTYENFQVIGTTLRTVHTASDNDWGAIAWSRDEGFAEATHREHLEILDRVGGGDSFASGLIYGLLEGEPIQTAVEYGAAHGALAMTTPGDTTMVTKAEVLKLAGGGSARVDR; from the coding sequence ATGAGTCTGTCCATCCGTCCCGCCTCCGAGTGCCGCTACGACATCGCCTCCCTGGGCGAGATCATGCTCCGCATGGACCCGGGCGAGGGTCGCATCCGCACCACCCGCCAGTTCCGCGTCTGGGAAGGCGGGGGTGAGTACAACGTCGCCCGCGGTCTTCGCCGCGCGTTCGGGCTGCGCGCCGTGGCCGTGACCGCGCTCGCGGACAACGAGGTCGGCCGGCTGGTCGAGGACTGCATGCTCACCGGTGGCGTCGACACCTCGTTCATCAGCTGGGTGCCCTACGACGGCATCGGGCGAGAGGTGCGCAACGGCCTGAACTTCACCGAGCGGGGCTTCGGAGTGCGCGGCGCCGTCGGCGTCTCCGACCGGGGCAACACCGCCATCAGCCAGATCAAGCCGGGCCAGGTGGACTGGGACCACCTGTTCGGCGAGCTGGGCGTGCGGTGGCTGCACACCGGCGGCATCTTCGCCGCCCTCTCGGAGTCCACGGCGGAGGTCGTCATCGAGGCCGTCACGGCAGCCAAGAAGCACGGCACCGTGGTCTCCTACGACCTCAACTACCGACCGAGCCTGTGGAAGACCATCGGTGGCCAGGCCAAGGCCCAGGAGGTCAACAAGGCGATCGCTCCGCTGATCGACGTGATGATCGGCAACGAGGAGGACTTCACGGCCTCCCTCGGGTTCGAGGTCCAGGGCACCGGGGACAACCTCGACAACCTGGAGATCGACAGCTTCAAGGCGATGATCACCGAGGCCGGGCGGACGTATGAGAACTTCCAGGTGATCGGCACCACGCTGCGCACCGTGCACACGGCCTCGGACAACGACTGGGGCGCGATCGCCTGGTCGCGGGACGAAGGCTTCGCCGAGGCCACCCATCGTGAGCACCTGGAGATCCTCGACCGTGTCGGCGGCGGCGACTCCTTCGCCTCAGGCCTCATCTACGGCCTCCTCGAGGGCGAACCCATCCAGACGGCGGTCGAGTACGGGGCAGCGCACGGCGCCCTGGCCATGACCACCCCGGGCGACACGACCATGGTCACCAAGGCCGAGGTGCTCAAGCTCGCCGGGGGCGGAAGCGCCCGCGTGGATCGTTGA
- the mutM gene encoding bifunctional DNA-formamidopyrimidine glycosylase/DNA-(apurinic or apyrimidinic site) lyase gives MPELPEVETVRAGLADHVLGRPVTGVRVLRDRAVRRQAGGAAELEALLTGRTFTAAVRRGKFCWLTLAGPDGEPEDHALLVHLGMSGQLLISEDARSNPHLRVHLELAGGPDLWFVDQRTFGYLTVADLLPTPDGGPGGDAGGAPVAALLPAPVAHIGRDLLDPVLAEPAARAALNRRVRRGRRGIKTVLLDQTVTAGIGNIYADEALWRAGVHYARPADRMRPGLVAAVLDAAEAVMRQALVAGGTSFDALYVNVNGASGYFDRSLAVYGQEGEPCPRCGTSIVREAFANRSSFFCPRCQRAGRPQT, from the coding sequence GTGCCCGAGCTCCCCGAGGTCGAGACCGTTCGCGCGGGCCTCGCCGACCATGTGCTCGGGCGCCCCGTGACCGGGGTGCGGGTACTACGTGACCGTGCCGTGCGCCGTCAGGCCGGGGGAGCTGCGGAGCTCGAAGCCCTGCTGACCGGGCGGACCTTCACCGCCGCCGTGCGGCGCGGAAAGTTCTGCTGGCTCACCCTCGCCGGGCCCGATGGAGAGCCCGAGGACCACGCGTTGCTGGTGCACCTGGGCATGAGCGGTCAGCTGCTGATCTCCGAGGACGCCCGGAGCAACCCGCATCTGCGCGTACATCTCGAGCTGGCCGGCGGACCCGATCTGTGGTTCGTGGACCAGCGCACCTTCGGCTACCTCACCGTGGCCGATCTGCTGCCCACTCCCGACGGCGGCCCTGGCGGTGACGCAGGCGGCGCACCTGTCGCTGCGCTGCTTCCCGCACCGGTGGCCCATATCGGGCGTGACCTGCTCGATCCCGTGCTGGCCGAGCCGGCCGCCCGCGCAGCACTGAACCGGCGGGTGCGGCGTGGCCGGCGGGGGATCAAGACGGTTTTGCTGGACCAGACCGTGACCGCCGGCATCGGCAACATCTACGCCGACGAGGCGCTGTGGCGGGCGGGCGTGCACTACGCACGGCCCGCGGACCGGATGCGGCCAGGCCTGGTGGCGGCGGTGCTGGACGCCGCCGAGGCGGTGATGCGGCAGGCGCTCGTGGCCGGGGGAACGAGCTTCGATGCGCTGTACGTCAATGTCAACGGTGCCTCGGGCTACTTTGACCGGTCGCTCGCGGTCTACGGCCAGGAGGGGGAGCCGTGCCCGCGATGCGGCACCTCGATCGTGCGCGAGGCATTCGCGAACCGGTCCTCGTTCTTCTGCCCGAGGTGTCAGCGGGCGGGCCGACCTCAGACATGA
- the rnc gene encoding ribonuclease III codes for MTARAVDELVEALGIEVDPELLVLALTHRSFAHEAGGIPTNERLEFLGDSVLGVIVTEHLYRTHPDRAEGDLAKMRAATVSQRALSVVAREMGLGEYLLLGRGEQTTGGHDKDSILCDTLEAVIGAVYLCHGLEPTRAFVERIVGGRLTDAAGLGAGLDWKTSVQELAAERGLGAPEYRIEATGPDHQRHFTSTLMLGDQSWGVGEGSAKKIAEQRAAEQAYRALEEGTASDDVPHEA; via the coding sequence GTGACCGCACGCGCCGTCGACGAACTGGTCGAGGCGCTGGGCATCGAGGTCGATCCCGAGCTGCTCGTCCTGGCCCTCACGCACCGGTCCTTCGCGCATGAAGCCGGCGGTATCCCGACCAACGAGCGGCTGGAGTTCCTCGGCGACTCGGTGCTCGGGGTGATCGTCACCGAGCACCTGTACCGCACCCACCCCGACCGCGCTGAGGGGGACCTGGCGAAGATGCGCGCGGCCACCGTCTCCCAGCGCGCGCTGTCGGTGGTGGCCCGCGAGATGGGGCTGGGGGAGTACCTGCTGCTCGGCCGGGGTGAGCAGACCACGGGCGGGCACGACAAGGACTCCATCCTGTGTGACACGCTCGAAGCCGTGATCGGGGCGGTGTACCTGTGCCACGGGCTCGAACCGACACGCGCGTTCGTGGAGCGGATCGTGGGGGGACGGCTCACCGACGCCGCCGGTCTTGGTGCAGGCCTGGACTGGAAGACCAGCGTGCAGGAGCTCGCGGCCGAGCGCGGCCTGGGCGCCCCGGAGTACCGCATCGAGGCGACCGGCCCGGACCATCAGCGGCACTTCACCTCCACGCTCATGCTCGGCGACCAGTCGTGGGGTGTCGGTGAGGGGTCGGCGAAGAAGATCGCCGAGCAGCGTGCGGCCGAGCAGGCCTACCGGGCCCTCGAAGAGGGCACAGCGTCCGACGACGTCCCTCACGAGGCGTAG
- a CDS encoding YceD family protein, which yields MTPFQISTHDLGRRPGSMRTLTLDVPVAEPMGNEVIAVRAGSEVALDLRLEAVMDGVLVTGAAQAVAEGECVRCLTDVSLDLDADITEMFAYPGTQDASELGEDEELLPELDGETLDLEPTVTDAVVLALPFRPLCRPDCPGLCPDCGIRLDEAEEGHAHENLDPRWSALTALAGAEDGPDDAPDEEPQQ from the coding sequence ATGACGCCCTTCCAGATCTCCACCCATGACCTGGGCCGACGGCCCGGATCGATGCGGACCCTCACCCTCGACGTGCCCGTGGCCGAGCCGATGGGCAACGAGGTGATCGCCGTCCGGGCCGGCAGCGAGGTGGCGCTCGATCTGCGGCTGGAAGCCGTGATGGATGGTGTGCTCGTGACCGGGGCCGCGCAGGCCGTCGCCGAGGGCGAATGCGTGCGATGCCTGACCGATGTCTCCCTCGATCTCGATGCCGACATCACCGAGATGTTCGCCTACCCCGGCACGCAGGACGCCAGCGAACTGGGGGAGGACGAGGAGCTGTTGCCCGAACTCGATGGGGAGACGCTCGACCTCGAACCCACGGTGACGGACGCCGTCGTGCTGGCCCTGCCTTTCCGGCCGCTGTGCCGGCCGGACTGCCCGGGCCTGTGCCCGGACTGCGGGATCCGCCTCGACGAGGCGGAGGAAGGGCACGCACACGAGAACCTGGACCCGCGCTGGTCGGCCCTGACGGCGCTCGCAGGTGCCGAGGATGGCCCGGATGACGCCCCGGACGAGGAGCCTCAGCAGTGA
- the coaD gene encoding pantetheine-phosphate adenylyltransferase — translation MTSRIAVCPGSFDPVTLGHLDIVRRARTLFDEVVVAVGINSGKAPLLDADTRLRLFTDAVADQDGVRVVRMPGLLADLCDELGASAIVKGLRGGADYDAEQPMALMNRHLSGVETVFVTGAPELAHVSSTMVKDVARYGGSISDLVPPAVDDAVRTALHPKDGHS, via the coding sequence GTGACCTCTCGTATCGCCGTGTGCCCCGGATCCTTCGATCCGGTCACCCTTGGGCACCTGGACATCGTGCGCCGCGCGCGTACCCTGTTCGACGAGGTGGTGGTGGCCGTGGGGATCAACTCCGGCAAGGCACCACTGCTGGATGCCGACACCCGCCTGCGGCTGTTCACCGACGCGGTCGCCGACCAGGATGGTGTGCGGGTGGTCCGCATGCCCGGACTGCTCGCCGACTTGTGCGACGAACTCGGGGCCAGCGCCATCGTCAAGGGCCTGCGGGGCGGCGCTGACTACGACGCCGAGCAACCGATGGCCTTGATGAACCGGCACCTGAGCGGCGTGGAGACGGTCTTCGTGACCGGTGCACCCGAACTCGCCCACGTCTCCTCCACCATGGTCAAAGACGTCGCCCGGTACGGGGGCAGCATCAGCGACCTCGTTCCGCCCGCCGTCGACGATGCCGTCCGGACCGCCCTGCACCCGAAAGATGGACACTCATGA
- a CDS encoding UxaA family hydrolase, which produces MSADPAPSEPPVLRLREEDHVVVATADLPVDAEIRLPGVQAFRTTAPIPRGHKLAIRPVTQGGQVLKYGQSIGRATAAITAGDHVHSHNLGMDLDEREHEFGTARVQPSFPEGRDLPRTFLGYHRPDGRVGTRNYIGVITSVNCSASSANMIADQFRHTGLEEFENVDGVMAITHQSGCGLVPDSEGGQMLLRTLRGYANHPNFGGLLVLGLGCEMIAVNQLVDGLGLPEGAYVETMTIQDIGGIRATVRAGVEKIQEMMPRVNEAQREPADVAHLTLGLNCGGSDGYSGITANPALGYASDLLVAAGGTSTLAETPEVYGAEHLLTRRAVSPEVGQRLLDRIEWWKDYTAAGEGTLDNNPSPGNKTGGLTTILEKSLGAVAKGGTAELTGVYEYAEAITAKGFTFMDTPGYDPVSVTGLVAGGATVVCFTTGRGSVLGCKPAPSIKLATNTPMYERMHEDMDLNCGRIVDGTASLTEVGEEIYRMIVEVASGRETVSEELDLGQDEFIPWHVGAVT; this is translated from the coding sequence GTGTCTGCCGATCCTGCCCCGTCCGAGCCTCCGGTCCTGCGTCTGCGGGAGGAGGACCATGTGGTTGTCGCCACGGCCGATCTGCCTGTCGATGCCGAGATTCGGCTGCCCGGGGTGCAGGCGTTTCGCACGACGGCACCCATCCCCCGGGGCCACAAGCTCGCCATCCGTCCGGTCACCCAGGGTGGCCAGGTGCTCAAGTACGGGCAGTCGATCGGGCGCGCGACGGCGGCGATCACGGCCGGGGATCATGTGCACTCGCACAACCTCGGAATGGATCTCGACGAGCGAGAGCACGAGTTCGGGACCGCGCGGGTGCAACCCTCCTTCCCTGAGGGGCGTGACCTGCCGCGCACCTTCCTCGGCTACCACCGCCCCGACGGCCGCGTCGGCACCCGCAACTACATCGGCGTCATCACGTCGGTGAACTGCTCGGCGAGCTCAGCGAACATGATTGCTGACCAGTTCCGCCACACGGGGCTGGAGGAGTTCGAGAACGTCGACGGCGTCATGGCGATCACCCATCAGAGTGGGTGCGGGCTGGTACCGGACTCCGAGGGTGGGCAGATGCTGCTGCGCACCCTGCGCGGGTACGCCAACCACCCGAACTTCGGCGGACTGCTGGTGCTGGGGCTCGGCTGCGAGATGATCGCCGTGAACCAGCTCGTGGACGGCCTGGGCCTGCCCGAGGGCGCCTACGTGGAGACGATGACCATCCAGGACATCGGAGGCATCCGGGCCACCGTGCGGGCCGGGGTGGAGAAGATCCAGGAGATGATGCCGCGGGTGAACGAGGCCCAGCGGGAGCCTGCGGACGTGGCTCACCTGACCCTGGGCCTGAACTGCGGCGGCAGCGACGGGTACTCGGGCATCACGGCCAATCCTGCCCTGGGGTATGCCTCGGATCTGCTGGTCGCGGCTGGTGGTACCTCCACGCTGGCCGAGACGCCGGAGGTGTACGGGGCCGAGCACCTGCTCACCCGCCGGGCGGTCTCACCCGAGGTGGGTCAGCGGCTGCTGGACCGGATCGAGTGGTGGAAGGACTACACCGCTGCCGGCGAGGGCACCCTGGACAACAACCCGTCCCCGGGAAACAAGACCGGTGGCCTGACCACGATCCTCGAGAAGTCGCTCGGCGCCGTCGCCAAGGGCGGTACGGCCGAACTGACCGGCGTGTACGAGTACGCCGAGGCGATCACCGCGAAGGGATTCACCTTCATGGACACCCCCGGCTACGACCCGGTCTCGGTGACCGGCCTGGTCGCCGGTGGCGCCACGGTGGTGTGCTTCACCACCGGGCGGGGGTCGGTGCTCGGGTGCAAGCCGGCGCCCTCGATCAAACTGGCCACGAACACCCCAATGTACGAACGCATGCACGAGGACATGGATCTCAACTGCGGGCGGATCGTCGACGGCACCGCCAGCCTCACCGAGGTGGGCGAGGAGATCTACCGGATGATCGTCGAGGTCGCCTCCGGCCGCGAGACCGTCAGCGAAGAGCTCGACCTCGGTCAGGACGAGTTCATTCCGTGGCACGTGGGTGCGGTGACCTGA
- a CDS encoding ThuA domain-containing protein: MSADHRTAVVISGAGRYADPWHDFEGTSAALAELLGDRGFDARVLRTGEAESADLGQPDLIVVNAGGGSTPVEVSEEADDVRARDLRDAVLAAVAAGVPVLATHTGSNTFYENDQWARALGGRWVPKHEVEAGTAGRASWHPPRGVAQVRVSDVLHPITAGLTGEVEIDDERYTDLEVSPEATVLLEHDEDGRTHALLWAVEEVPGVRGKAVYDALGHHVEAVRARVRTLLLDRELAWLLS; encoded by the coding sequence GTGTCTGCAGACCATCGCACCGCCGTCGTGATCAGCGGAGCCGGACGCTACGCCGACCCGTGGCACGACTTCGAGGGCACGTCGGCCGCGCTGGCCGAACTGCTGGGCGACCGTGGCTTCGACGCCCGGGTGCTGCGGACCGGCGAGGCCGAGTCCGCCGATCTGGGCCAGCCCGACCTGATCGTCGTCAACGCCGGCGGCGGCAGCACCCCGGTGGAGGTCTCCGAGGAGGCCGACGATGTGCGCGCACGGGACCTGCGCGATGCGGTGCTCGCCGCCGTGGCCGCAGGTGTGCCGGTGCTCGCCACCCACACCGGGTCGAACACGTTCTACGAGAACGATCAGTGGGCCCGGGCGCTGGGTGGCCGGTGGGTGCCCAAGCATGAGGTCGAGGCGGGCACGGCCGGGCGAGCCTCCTGGCACCCGCCGCGCGGGGTTGCGCAGGTGCGCGTGAGCGATGTGCTGCATCCGATCACCGCCGGACTGACCGGTGAGGTCGAGATCGACGACGAGCGCTACACCGACCTGGAGGTCTCACCGGAGGCCACCGTGCTGCTTGAGCACGACGAGGACGGCCGCACCCATGCACTCCTCTGGGCGGTGGAGGAGGTCCCGGGCGTACGCGGCAAGGCGGTCTACGACGCGCTGGGGCACCACGTCGAGGCCGTCCGTGCCCGGGTGCGCACCCTGCTGCTCGACCGGGAGCTGGCCTGGTTGCTCAGCTGA
- a CDS encoding PmoA family protein produces the protein MSAPDGEPVLRIGARDVARYSDGQDMAGTLSPRPYLHPVTTLDGVGLTEILPEDHTHHYGVSNAVVEVNGTMFWGGKSYVHPTGYEMLDNHGRQVPLSTESGDHGISQRLQWVDGAGSHVLTEDRGILADLLPEQEVWALRWHSRLHADGGANLTIGSPATRGRVGAGYGGLFWRLSGEDVPTVATVADSTDPLGNPTSPWLLLVQDRSTGPVSLLLGQPREAILPWFVRTSGYVGAGPAVAWDTERVIPAGGHLDLHLWAVLADRALSTTEATTLYERLEQLA, from the coding sequence GTGAGCGCCCCTGACGGCGAGCCCGTGCTGCGTATCGGAGCGCGCGACGTCGCCCGGTACTCAGACGGCCAGGACATGGCTGGCACCCTCTCCCCTCGCCCGTACCTGCATCCGGTGACCACGCTCGACGGCGTCGGGCTCACCGAGATCCTCCCCGAGGATCACACCCATCACTACGGCGTCAGCAATGCCGTGGTCGAGGTGAACGGCACGATGTTCTGGGGCGGCAAGTCCTACGTGCACCCCACCGGGTACGAGATGCTCGACAACCACGGCCGGCAGGTGCCGCTGAGCACCGAGTCCGGCGACCACGGCATCTCCCAGCGGCTGCAATGGGTGGACGGTGCCGGTTCGCACGTGCTCACCGAGGACCGCGGGATTCTGGCCGATCTGCTGCCTGAGCAGGAGGTGTGGGCGCTGCGCTGGCACTCGCGCCTGCACGCCGACGGCGGTGCGAACCTGACGATCGGCTCCCCCGCCACCCGTGGCCGGGTCGGGGCCGGCTATGGCGGGCTGTTCTGGCGGCTCTCCGGTGAAGACGTCCCCACAGTGGCCACAGTGGCGGACAGCACGGATCCGCTCGGCAACCCCACCTCGCCGTGGTTGCTCTTGGTGCAGGACCGCAGCACCGGGCCGGTGAGCCTGCTGCTGGGGCAACCCCGCGAGGCGATCCTGCCCTGGTTCGTCCGGACCTCCGGCTACGTGGGTGCCGGACCCGCTGTTGCGTGGGACACCGAGCGTGTCATCCCCGCTGGTGGGCACCTAGATCTGCACCTGTGGGCCGTGCTCGCCGACCGGGCACTGAGCACCACCGAAGCCACCACCCTCTACGAACGACTGGAGCAGCTCGCGTGA